A DNA window from Coffea arabica cultivar ET-39 chromosome 6c, Coffea Arabica ET-39 HiFi, whole genome shotgun sequence contains the following coding sequences:
- the LOC140008313 gene encoding uncharacterized protein isoform X1: MASPCEICTSLNMLSRVFMHRKEDRFCCLRAAAYFSCCGKRFFLSTGCCLFFLLRQKVFSVCELLPFFLTASKGFACCDLLLIFLAAAKADETPRDVDEIKEFQQGRWVSAPEALWRIYAFRLNEMTPAVYSLQVHLPDHQYVSFDQNSDLSQLLKNIDFSKTMLIEFFRMNRVNEKAQDLKYLYREFAEHFVWTPGKRKWTERSKQKVIGRLVTVKPSEGDRYYLRLLLSHVRAPTSFDDLLTVNGCRMNSFREIALHLGLLESDSYIEETLEEAVGFQMPSSLRFLFVTLLLHCAPTNPSLLWEKFEMKLSRDFELAQTHH, translated from the exons ATGGCGTCTCCATGCGAGATTTGCACATCTTTAAACATGCTTTCCCGGGTTTTCATGCACCGAAAAGAAGATAG GTTTTGCTGTCTACGAGCTGCTGCTTATTTTTCTTGCTGCGGCAAGAG GTTTTTTCTGTCTACCGGCTGCTGCTTATTTTTCTTACTGCGTCAAAAG GTTTTTTCTGTCTGCGAGCTGCTGCCTTTTTTCCTTACTGCGTCAAAAG GTTTTGCTTGCTGCGATCTGCTGCTTATTTTTCTTGCTGCAGCAAAAG CTGATGAAACACCTCGAGATGTTGATGAGATTAAGGAATTTCAGCAAGGTCGATGGGTTTCTGCTCCGGAAGCTTTGTGGCGGATTTATGCATTTCGCTTGAATGAAATGACCCCTGCTGTTTACAGTCTTCAGGTGCATCTTCCTGATCACCAATATGTTTCTTTTGATCAAAATTCTGATCTTTCACAGCTCTTAAAAAATATTGATTTCTCCAAAACTATGTTAATTGAGTTTTTTAGAATGAACCGTGTCAACGAAAAAGCTCAAGATCTCAAGTATTTGTATAGAGAATTTGCTGAGCACTTTGTTTGGACACCTGGTAAAAGAAAATGGACAGAAAGAAGTAAGCAAAAGGTTATAGGCAGGTTAGTCACTGTTAAACCAAGCGAAGGTGATAGGTATTATTTAAGACTTCTTCTCTCACATGTTCGAGCTCCTACATCTTTTGATGACTTGTTGACAGTTAATGGATGTAGAATGAATTCATTTAGAGAGATTGCCTTACACCTTGGCCTCTTAGAATCTGATTCTTATATTGAGGAGACACTTGAAGAAGCAGTTGGTTTTCAAATGCCTTCTTCGCTTAGATTTTTATTTGTTACTTTACTTCTACATTGTGCTCCAACAAATCCAAGTCTTTTATGGgaaaaatttgaaatgaaactttcGAGAGACTTCGAACTAGCACAGACTCATCATTAA